A region from the Candidatus Methylomirabilota bacterium genome encodes:
- a CDS encoding protein-methionine-sulfoxide reductase heme-binding subunit MsrQ — MSRRARIALKAVVWGACLLPLGSLLYRFATDDLTANPISFVTNTLGDWTLRILLASLAMTPLRIVFGWSWPITLRRLLGLFAFSYVCLHFSVWIVLDFFFDWPRMWEDILKRPYITLGMLGLLSLLPLALTSTSGWIKRLGARTWTRLHRLAYLAGVLGCTHFLWLAKVGRTDQYWHAGVLALLLGVRAVNAGLRFARKRRRAASTVPA; from the coding sequence GTGTCCCGCCGCGCCCGCATCGCGCTGAAGGCGGTGGTCTGGGGCGCGTGCCTCCTGCCCCTCGGCTCGCTCCTCTACCGGTTCGCGACCGACGACCTCACCGCGAACCCCATCAGCTTCGTCACCAACACGCTCGGCGACTGGACGCTCCGGATCCTGCTCGCCTCGCTCGCGATGACACCGCTCCGGATCGTGTTCGGGTGGTCGTGGCCGATCACGCTGCGCCGGCTCCTCGGCCTCTTCGCCTTCTCCTACGTGTGCCTGCATTTCTCGGTGTGGATCGTCCTCGACTTCTTCTTCGACTGGCCGCGGATGTGGGAGGACATCCTGAAGCGCCCCTACATCACGCTCGGCATGCTGGGCCTCCTCTCGCTCCTGCCGCTCGCGCTCACGTCCACGAGCGGCTGGATCAAGCGCCTCGGCGCCCGGACGTGGACCCGCCTCCACCGCCTCGCCTACCTGGCCGGGGTCCTGGGCTGCACGCACTTCCTCTGGCTGGCGAAGGTCGGGCGGACGGATCAGTACTGGCACGCCGGCGTACTCGCGCTCCTGCTCGGCGTGCGGGCGGTGAACGCCGGGCTGCGGTTCGCGCGCAAGCGCCGGCGCGCGGCGAGCACCGTCCCCGCGTGA
- the msrP gene encoding protein-methionine-sulfoxide reductase catalytic subunit MsrP: MLIRRAPRFTSNDVTPEQLYLNRREWIAGAAAAALLPGESAAATPPGPPLKAARNEALSLKEPPTKFESATTYNNFYEFGVNKDDPARLAHTLRPRPWALQVDGLVHKPKTFDVDELIRLHPLEERVYALRCVEAWSMVIPWIGFPLASLLRRVEPAGAAKYVEFTTLLDPSQFPAQRPGFFGFSSLDWPYVEGLRLDEALHPLTLLTVGMYGQVLPNPNGAPIRVVVPWKYGFKSGKSIVRIRLVADEPKTAWNKAAPQEYGFYSNVNPEVSHPRWSQATERRIGEFRRRPTLMFNGYADQVAHLYAGMDLRKSY; the protein is encoded by the coding sequence ATGCTGATCCGACGCGCTCCCCGGTTCACCTCGAACGACGTCACCCCCGAGCAGCTCTACCTGAACCGCCGCGAGTGGATCGCCGGCGCGGCGGCGGCGGCACTCCTGCCGGGCGAGAGCGCGGCCGCGACGCCTCCCGGCCCACCGCTCAAGGCGGCCCGCAACGAGGCGCTCTCGCTCAAGGAGCCCCCGACCAAGTTCGAGTCGGCCACGACGTACAACAACTTCTACGAGTTCGGGGTCAACAAGGACGACCCCGCGCGGCTCGCGCACACGCTCCGGCCCCGGCCGTGGGCCCTGCAGGTGGACGGGCTCGTGCACAAGCCGAAGACCTTCGACGTGGACGAGCTGATCCGCCTCCACCCGCTCGAGGAGCGCGTGTACGCCCTGCGCTGCGTGGAGGCGTGGTCCATGGTGATCCCGTGGATCGGCTTCCCGCTCGCGTCGCTCCTCCGGCGCGTCGAGCCGGCGGGCGCGGCGAAATACGTCGAGTTCACGACGCTGCTCGACCCGAGCCAGTTCCCGGCGCAGCGGCCCGGCTTCTTCGGCTTCTCGTCGCTCGACTGGCCGTACGTCGAGGGCCTCCGCCTCGACGAGGCCCTGCACCCGCTGACGCTGCTGACGGTCGGCATGTACGGGCAGGTGCTGCCGAACCCGAACGGGGCTCCGATCCGGGTCGTCGTGCCGTGGAAGTACGGCTTCAAGAGCGGGAAGTCGATCGTGCGCATCCGCCTCGTCGCCGACGAGCCGAAGACCGCCTGGAACAAGGCGGCGCCGCAGGAGTACGGGTTCTACTCGAACGTCAACCCGGAGGTCAGCCACCCGCGCTGGAGCCAGGCGACCGAGCGGCGGATCGGCGAGTTCCGCCGGCGCCCCACGCTCATGTTCAACGGCTACGCCGACCAGGTGGCCCATCTCTACGCGGGGATGGACCTGAGAAAGTCCTACTAG
- a CDS encoding pitrilysin family protein: protein MARALIVLLALLLAGCAAAGAPARAVPPARPVRAVLPNGVTLIAQEHRASDVVALQLWVRTGGRDESPDELGLSHYLEHMLFKGTPTRPPGAIDELVEGLGGTSNAFTSYDYTHYDVVLPAGALRAGIELLADIGVNASFPPAELESEKKVVFEEMNLVEDDPEKFLGRRLNELAYAPHPYGRPILGTRELIQGLTRDRLERYYKAHYVAPNLVLVVVGAVSPGEVRRLAEASFERLPAVRAPRPDAPPPPAIDRSKRLDVPRAEKQAYLGLAWRAAANGNEDIYAVDLLTTILGDSPSSRLNQALRERERLVASIEAGYVASAKAGLVSVTARLEPQNLERAEAAILAVIRRVRDEGVTEAERRRAIITAESSYAFDIETAEGLAKSYGQAETTWTLEDEISYLGRLRQITAAQIQAVARRYFGGDTYARVRFVPEASK, encoded by the coding sequence ATGGCGCGCGCGCTGATCGTCCTCCTCGCCCTCCTGCTCGCCGGCTGCGCCGCGGCGGGCGCCCCGGCGCGGGCCGTCCCGCCCGCCCGGCCGGTGCGCGCGGTCCTGCCGAACGGCGTGACGTTGATCGCGCAGGAGCATCGCGCGAGCGACGTCGTCGCGTTGCAGCTCTGGGTCCGCACCGGCGGCCGCGACGAGTCGCCCGACGAGCTCGGCCTCTCGCACTACCTCGAGCACATGCTCTTCAAGGGGACGCCGACGCGCCCGCCGGGCGCGATCGACGAGCTGGTCGAGGGGCTCGGGGGCACGAGCAACGCGTTCACCTCGTACGACTACACCCACTACGACGTGGTCCTCCCGGCCGGCGCGCTCCGTGCCGGGATCGAGCTGCTCGCGGACATCGGGGTCAACGCGAGCTTTCCTCCGGCGGAGCTGGAGAGCGAGAAGAAGGTCGTCTTCGAGGAGATGAACCTCGTCGAGGACGATCCGGAGAAGTTTCTCGGCCGGCGCCTCAACGAGCTCGCCTACGCGCCGCACCCGTACGGCCGGCCGATCCTCGGCACGCGCGAGCTGATCCAGGGGCTCACGCGCGACCGCCTGGAGCGCTATTACAAGGCGCACTACGTGGCGCCGAACCTCGTGCTCGTCGTCGTGGGCGCGGTGAGCCCGGGCGAGGTGCGGCGGCTCGCGGAGGCCTCCTTCGAGCGCCTGCCGGCGGTCCGCGCGCCGCGGCCCGACGCCCCGCCGCCGCCCGCGATCGACCGGAGCAAGCGCCTCGACGTGCCGCGCGCGGAGAAGCAGGCGTACCTCGGCCTGGCGTGGCGGGCCGCGGCGAACGGGAACGAGGACATCTACGCGGTGGACCTGCTCACCACGATCCTCGGCGATTCACCGAGCTCGCGGCTCAACCAGGCGCTGCGCGAGCGCGAACGGCTGGTCGCTTCGATCGAGGCGGGCTACGTCGCGTCGGCGAAGGCGGGGCTCGTCAGCGTCACCGCGCGCCTCGAGCCTCAGAACCTCGAGCGCGCGGAGGCGGCGATCCTCGCGGTGATCCGGCGGGTCCGCGACGAAGGCGTGACCGAAGCCGAGCGCCGGCGCGCGATCATCACCGCCGAGTCGAGCTACGCCTTCGACATCGAGACCGCGGAGGGGCTCGCGAAGTCGTACGGTCAGGCGGAGACGACCTGGACGCTCGAGGACGAGATCTCGTACCTCGGGCGGCTCCGGCAGATCACGGCGGCGCAGATCCAGGCGGTCGCGCGCCGGTACTTCGGCGGCGACACCTACGCGCGCGTCCGCTTCGTGCCCGAGGCCTCCAAGTGA